In a single window of the Xiphophorus couchianus chromosome 10, X_couchianus-1.0, whole genome shotgun sequence genome:
- the LOC114151718 gene encoding galanin receptor type 2, with product MNLSSTNSSAWKAESVLISVGFSLIFLLGIAGNSLVLAVLCRNGQMSTKTTNMFIFSLGVADLCFIVFCVPFQATIYTLDQWVFGPVLCRVVHFIIFLTMYASIFTLTAVSLDRYLAICYPLRSRQMRTPKNALISICLVWSLALVFSTPYLSYFSQMDLDGTLLCIPAWEPRPRFIMDLWTFIFGYLIPVLVLSLTYARTIRYLWTSVDPVKDKSESRRSKRKVTKMILIVAALFCLCWLPHHLVILCMWFGQFPLNHTTYALRILSHLVAYANSCLNPIVYALVSKHFRKGFQKVFSCSRTRREENRVHVIQAVNTVSNIETRPSEEEAASTAT from the exons ATGAATCTGTCCTCCACGAACTCCTCTGCGTGGAAAGCGGAGTCCGTGCTGATTTCGGTGGGATTTTCTCTCATCTTTCTGCTTGGCATCGCGGGGAACTCTCTGGTCCTTGCAGTTCTTTGTCGCAACGGACAGATGAGCACCAAGACCACCAACATGTTCATCTTCAGTCTGGGGGTGGCCGACCTCTGCTTCATTGTTTTCTGCGTGCCGTTCCAAGCGACCATCTACACCCTGGATCAGTGGGTCTTTGGTCCGGTGCTTTGCAGAGTCGTGCacttcatcatcttcctcaccATGTACGCCAGCATCTTCACACTGACCGCCGTTTCCCTGGACAG GTATTTAGCCATATGTTACCCACTTCGCTCCCGGCAGATGAGGACTCCAAAGAACGCCCTGATCTCCATCTGCCTGGTTTGGTCTTTGGCTTTGGTTTTCTCCACACCATACCTTAGCTACTTCTCTCAGATGGACCTTGATGGCACCTTGCTGTGTATTCCTGCCTGGGAGCCCAGACCTCGCTTCATAATGGACTTGTGGACCTTCATCTTTGGATACCTCATCCCCGTCCTGGTGCTCAGCCTCACATACGCTCGCACCATTCGCTACCTGTGGACCAGCGTAGATCCTGTCAAAGACAAGTCAGAGTCAAGGCGTTCCAAGCGGAAAGTCACCAAAATGATCCTGATTGTGGCTGCTCTATTCTGTCTCTGCTGGCTCCCTCATCACCTCGTCATCCTCTGCATGTGGTTCGGACAATTCCCCCTCAACCACACAACATACGCCCTACGCATCCTCTCCCATTTGGTGGCCTACGCCAACTCTTGCCTCAATCCCATCGTCTACGCACTCGTCTCCAAGCATTTCCGCAAAGGTTTCCAGAAGGTCTTCAGCTGCTCGAGGACGAGGAGGGAGGAGAACAGGGTGCACGTCATCCAGGCAGTGAACACAGTCAGCAATATTGAGACGAGACCCTCAGAGGAAGAAGCTGCTTCCACTGCAACCTGA